DNA from Geobacillus vulcani PSS1:
TCAAGCCCATACAACAGCCATGCGTCGGCCAAGAGCGTTTGCGCCGCTGCAGCCAAAACGAGCACGCCCCATTTGCCGAAAAACCAGGCAGCGCCCGACGACGGACGTTCAGCCGGCTCGCGCAGCGGAAAGACGATCGTCAGCAGCAAGGCGCCGACAAATAATCCAAGGGATAAGAAATACGGAGCAAATCCGGTTCCATAATTGGGCACGTGATGAAGCGGCTCTTTTTCTTTTTTCACAGGGTCGGCAATCATCTGATAGACATGTTCATTTGCGTGAACATTTGCCGCGTCTTTGGCGCCTTGATCCAAACGATGTGAGAGCTCGCCTGACCCTTTCTCGAGTTTCGCCAACCCCGATGATAATGACTGGCTTCCGTCAAGGAGACGGCCCAATCCTTGGTGAAGGGATGACGCGCCTGTTGATAATTGTTCGGCGCCATCGGTCAGCTTGCTTGCCCCTCCCGCCAATTGATGAGTCCCAGAGACGAGCCGTTCAGAGCCTTTTGCCAGCTTATTCATCCCCTCTGACAATTGCCCACTTCCTTGAGCAAGAGTCTGAGCCCCTTGGTAAGCGCGATCAAGCTGGCTGGTTAATTGGCTTGTTCCATCCGCTAAACGTTGTTGAGCATGTATCAGTTGATCAGCTCCTGCCGCGAGCTGTTGTTGCCCATCGGTAAGCTTATCGAACGCCGTCTGAACAGCTTGTTGACCACTCGCGAGGACTGATGCCCCATTGGCGAGCTGAGACGCACCGTCTCGCAGCTGTCCGGCAGATTCGGATAACTTTCCGATGCCGGCCGCCACCGTTTGGCTTCCTTCCAAAATGGGTTGCAACTGTTCTTCTAATGACTTCAGCACCGCTTTTTGCATCGGATCATTTGATTTTTCTTCAAGAGCCTGCAAGGCAGCATCATATCTCTGCAGACCTTCGCTCACCTTCGTTGCCCCCGTTGCCGCTTCTCCTGCTTTTTGCTGCCAAACTTCCATTCCTTGAGACAATTGTTTGGCCCCGTCTCGAAGTTGGCTTGCTCCCTCCCTTAACTGTGGAAGGCGCGATTGCAATGTTTTCATGCCATTTAACGACTCATGAAGTCCTGCAGCGAGGCGTTCTGCGCCAGCCTGCGCCTGTTGTTGCCCGTCGGTCAAACGTCGGCCTCCGTCGGCAAGTTTTCCTAGGCCATCCCGCAATGTTGTTATGCCGTCTTGAACTCGCCCGGCTCCA
Protein-coding regions in this window:
- a CDS encoding YhgE/Pip family protein — translated: MLRKELRAIVLRPKVLIPILAVLLIPLLYSGSFLWAFWDPYGHLDRLPVAVVNEDQGAKLDGEPMHLGDDVVKRLKEKHSFAWHFVGRKQALQGLKNGEYYMAIIIPSDFSANATTVQHEAPKPLRLMYIPNEGANYLVGKIGDSAIAAIKEEIAKHVTKAYAEALLSKMKEAGKGLQEASDGATRLHDGIASAETGSKKLKNGVSAANQGSARLEAGANQVKDGSAQLAKYVTELSEQSIVFENGLKSAADGAGRVQDGITTLRDGLGKLADGGRRLTDGQQQAQAGAERLAAGLHESLNGMKTLQSRLPQLREGASQLRDGAKQLSQGMEVWQQKAGEAATGATKVSEGLQRYDAALQALEEKSNDPMQKAVLKSLEEQLQPILEGSQTVAAGIGKLSESAGQLRDGASQLANGASVLASGQQAVQTAFDKLTDGQQQLAAGADQLIHAQQRLADGTSQLTSQLDRAYQGAQTLAQGSGQLSEGMNKLAKGSERLVSGTHQLAGGASKLTDGAEQLSTGASSLHQGLGRLLDGSQSLSSGLAKLEKGSGELSHRLDQGAKDAANVHANEHVYQMIADPVKKEKEPLHHVPNYGTGFAPYFLSLGLFVGALLLTIVFPLREPAERPSSGAAWFFGKWGVLVLAAAAQTLLADAWLLYGLDLHVESVGRFLLFTWIISMTFMMIVQFLVTVFDNPGRFLAILLLIAQLIGSAGTYPIELVPSALQSIHPWLPMTHAIRGLRAVISSGDFSVMWKEAAILIVTAAAFAFATLLYFRLLYRRRYTASAQMEQTAQAQ